A genomic window from Streptomyces sp. MST-110588 includes:
- the trpS gene encoding tryptophan--tRNA ligase — MALDRPRVLSGIQPTAGSFHLGNYLGAVRQWVALQESHDAFYMVVDLHAITIPQDPKELRLNTRIAAAQLLAAGLDPERCTLFVQSHVPEHAQLAWIMNCLTGFGEASRMTQFKDKSAKQGTDRTSVGLFTYPILQIADILLYQANQVPVGEDQRQHIELTRDLAERFNGRYGQTFTVPAPYILKETGKVYDLQDPSIKMSKSASSTKGIINLLDEPKTSAKKIKSAVTDTDTVIRFDAEAKPGVSNLLTIYSTLTGTSIPELEQKYEGKGYGALKTDLAEVMVDFVTPFRDRTQEYLDDPETLDSILAKGAEKARAVAAETLAATYDKIGFLPAKH; from the coding sequence ATGGCTCTCGATCGTCCGCGTGTGCTCTCCGGAATCCAGCCCACCGCCGGCTCCTTCCACCTCGGCAACTACCTCGGCGCGGTGCGCCAGTGGGTAGCGCTGCAGGAGTCCCACGACGCCTTTTACATGGTGGTGGACCTGCATGCGATCACCATTCCGCAGGACCCCAAGGAACTGCGGCTCAACACCCGCATCGCCGCGGCCCAGCTCCTGGCCGCCGGACTGGACCCCGAGCGCTGCACCCTCTTCGTCCAGAGCCATGTCCCCGAGCACGCGCAGCTCGCATGGATCATGAACTGCCTCACCGGGTTCGGCGAGGCGAGCCGGATGACGCAGTTCAAGGACAAGTCCGCCAAGCAGGGCACCGACCGCACGAGCGTCGGCCTGTTCACGTACCCGATCCTGCAGATCGCCGACATCCTGCTCTACCAGGCCAACCAGGTCCCGGTCGGTGAGGACCAGCGCCAGCACATCGAGCTGACCCGCGACCTCGCCGAGCGGTTCAACGGGCGCTACGGCCAGACCTTCACCGTCCCGGCGCCGTACATCCTCAAGGAGACCGGCAAGGTCTACGACCTCCAGGACCCGTCGATCAAGATGAGCAAGTCGGCGTCCTCCACCAAGGGCATCATCAACCTGCTCGACGAGCCCAAGACCTCCGCGAAGAAGATCAAGAGCGCCGTCACGGACACCGACACCGTGATCCGCTTCGACGCCGAGGCCAAGCCGGGCGTCTCCAACCTGCTGACGATCTACTCCACCCTCACCGGGACGAGCATCCCCGAGCTGGAGCAGAAGTACGAGGGCAAGGGGTACGGCGCACTCAAGACCGACCTCGCCGAGGTCATGGTCGACTTCGTCACGCCCTTCCGGGACCGTACGCAGGAATACCTGGACGATCCCGAGACGCTGGACTCGATCCTGGCCAAGGGCGCCGAGAAGGCACGGGCGGTCGCGGCCGAGACGCTGGCCGCCACGTACGACAAGATCGGTTTCCTGCCCGCCAAGCACTGA
- the rocD gene encoding ornithine--oxo-acid transaminase — protein sequence MTSTEHSIAAAEAHSAHNYHPLPVVVASADGAWMTDVEGRRYLDMLAGYSALNFGHRNRRLTDAAKAQLERVTLTSRAFHHDRFGDFCAQLAELCGKEMVLPMNTGAEAVETAVKTARKWGYRVKGVPDGRAKIVVAENNFHGRTTTIVSFSTDPEARADYGPYTPGFEIVPYGDLDALTAAVDENTVAVLLEPIQGEAGVLMPPPGYLAGVRELTRERGVLFIADEIQSGLGRTGRTFACEHEGVVPDMYVLGKALGGGVVPVSAVAASREVLGLYRPGEHGSTFGGNPLACAVALEVIAMLRTGEFQQRATELGDHLHSELGLLAGGGAVDAVRGRGLWAGVDINPAHGTGREISEKLMAHGVLVKDTHGSTIRLAPPLVISKEDLDWGLDQLRTVLGAG from the coding sequence GTGACGTCCACGGAACACAGCATCGCCGCCGCCGAAGCCCACAGCGCGCACAATTACCACCCCCTCCCCGTCGTCGTGGCCTCGGCCGACGGCGCCTGGATGACCGATGTGGAGGGCCGCCGCTATCTGGACATGCTGGCCGGTTACTCCGCGCTCAACTTCGGGCACCGCAACCGCCGGTTGACCGACGCGGCCAAGGCGCAGCTCGAACGGGTCACGCTCACCTCGCGCGCCTTCCACCACGACCGGTTCGGCGACTTCTGCGCACAGCTCGCCGAGCTGTGCGGCAAGGAGATGGTGCTGCCGATGAACACGGGCGCGGAGGCCGTGGAGACGGCCGTCAAGACGGCCCGCAAGTGGGGCTACCGCGTCAAGGGCGTGCCGGACGGCCGGGCGAAGATCGTCGTCGCGGAGAACAACTTCCACGGCCGTACGACGACCATCGTCTCCTTCTCCACCGACCCCGAGGCCCGCGCGGACTACGGTCCGTACACCCCCGGCTTCGAGATCGTCCCGTACGGGGACCTCGACGCGCTGACCGCCGCCGTGGACGAGAACACCGTCGCGGTGCTGCTGGAGCCGATCCAGGGCGAGGCGGGTGTGCTGATGCCGCCGCCCGGCTATCTGGCGGGCGTACGGGAGTTGACGCGGGAACGCGGTGTGCTGTTCATCGCCGACGAGATCCAGTCGGGCCTGGGGCGTACGGGGCGTACCTTCGCCTGCGAGCACGAGGGCGTCGTACCGGACATGTACGTCCTGGGGAAGGCGCTGGGCGGCGGGGTCGTACCGGTCTCGGCGGTGGCCGCCTCGCGCGAGGTGCTGGGCCTGTACCGGCCCGGCGAGCACGGCTCCACCTTCGGCGGGAACCCGCTGGCCTGCGCGGTGGCGCTGGAGGTGATCGCGATGCTGCGGACCGGCGAGTTCCAGCAGCGGGCGACGGAGCTGGGCGACCACCTGCACAGCGAACTGGGGCTGCTGGCGGGCGGCGGCGCGGTGGACGCGGTGCGCGGGCGCGGCCTGTGGGCGGGCGTGGACATCAATCCCGCGCACGGCACCGGCCGGGAGATCTCCGAGAAGCTGATGGCCCACGGGGTACTGGTCAAGGACACCCACGGCAGCACGATCCGCCTCGCGCCGCCGCTGGTGATCAGCAAGGAGGACCTGGACTGGGGCCTGGACCAGCTCCGTACGGTCCTGGGCGCGGGCTGA
- a CDS encoding DUF6879 family protein: protein MLLDGEAWQAKFRDFQSEAWRLETLPAYNVPQEAEEIQRFRAGERIDPRTHSNDYTEDLKRVRREGKSKGRVHVVTRPLSEYLRYEFMYYLPHTWAGEDIRIMDVTDRPNPLSGVQDFWMFDRSEVVLMHYEADGTQISREVYKGDVQPYIEYQRIALAESVPFEEYVKGLDA from the coding sequence GTGCTCTTGGATGGTGAGGCTTGGCAGGCGAAATTCCGTGACTTCCAATCGGAGGCATGGAGGCTTGAGACGTTGCCTGCCTACAACGTCCCCCAGGAAGCCGAAGAGATCCAGCGGTTCCGGGCGGGGGAGCGAATCGACCCGCGCACCCATTCCAACGACTACACGGAAGACCTCAAGCGGGTGCGGAGGGAGGGGAAGAGCAAGGGACGCGTCCATGTCGTCACGCGCCCTCTTTCTGAATACCTCCGCTACGAGTTCATGTATTACCTGCCTCACACGTGGGCCGGGGAAGACATCCGAATCATGGACGTGACCGACCGGCCCAACCCACTGTCCGGCGTTCAGGACTTCTGGATGTTCGACAGGTCGGAAGTCGTGCTCATGCACTATGAGGCTGACGGAACACAGATCAGCCGGGAAGTGTACAAGGGTGACGTGCAGCCCTACATCGAGTACCAGCGCATTGCGCTGGCCGAGTCGGTGCCCTTTGAGGAGTACGTGAAGGGCCTTGACGCTTAA